Proteins co-encoded in one Spirosoma endbachense genomic window:
- a CDS encoding DMT family transporter, which translates to MKKSYLVLHFAVILAGFTGVFGKLISLNEGLLVWYRVFFSAVWLFLILKLFKVSTTIGRKEKYDIAKIGLFITIHWVFFYASIKYANISIGVVCYCLTSFFTAVFGAIFTKKLAISELLLSLLTLAGIGLIFHFDASYQVGIALGTVSSAFAALYTLYNERLVQRFDSKLINYYQMIGGTIGLGIVLPAYFYFFPVTNLIPDVQDTVYLVLLSLFCTVGLYVLFAESLKRIPAFTVNMSFNLEPIYAIIMAFLFFGESKTVNASFYIGLLLVMSSVVLQSIISLRRKE; encoded by the coding sequence ATGAAAAAATCATATCTGGTATTACACTTCGCTGTAATACTTGCTGGCTTTACCGGAGTATTTGGTAAGCTTATCTCCCTCAATGAAGGGCTTCTCGTCTGGTATCGGGTTTTCTTCTCTGCGGTTTGGCTGTTTCTGATTCTTAAACTATTCAAGGTAAGTACTACTATTGGTCGTAAGGAGAAATACGATATTGCTAAAATCGGGCTTTTCATCACGATTCACTGGGTGTTCTTTTATGCCAGCATTAAGTACGCCAATATCTCGATTGGGGTCGTCTGCTATTGTTTGACCAGCTTTTTTACGGCCGTATTTGGAGCCATCTTCACGAAAAAACTGGCAATCTCTGAATTGCTGCTGAGTCTGCTAACCTTAGCAGGAATTGGCCTGATCTTTCATTTTGATGCTTCCTATCAAGTAGGTATTGCGCTCGGGACGGTTTCATCAGCATTTGCCGCTCTTTATACCCTTTACAATGAACGGTTAGTGCAGCGGTTTGATAGTAAGCTCATCAACTACTATCAGATGATCGGTGGTACGATTGGGTTGGGCATTGTACTGCCTGCCTACTTCTACTTTTTTCCGGTTACCAACCTGATTCCGGATGTACAGGACACAGTCTATCTGGTGCTTTTATCGCTGTTTTGTACGGTTGGCTTATATGTTTTATTTGCAGAATCGTTAAAGCGAATCCCCGCCTTTACGGTCAATATGAGCTTTAATCTGGAGCCAATTTATGCCATCATTATGGCCTTTTTATTCTTTGGCGAAAGCAAAACAGTAAATGCTTCCTTTTATATAGGCTTACTGTTAGTTATGTCATCGGTTGTACTTCAGAGTATAATTTCACTTCGCAGAAAAGAATAA